A region of Moorena producens PAL-8-15-08-1 DNA encodes the following proteins:
- a CDS encoding sensor histidine kinase, producing the protein MKFPSRLLEKFLNNSYHYLDLRSLRVRLTLGIAAVSALGMGSLAIWTSWKMQDILVSTHKQSISYIAERFPQDVEIYSDMVTMETGMQKAIDKLSNSNTLLWVKHPNNGIVAQSEAQEVIETLTSPKYLPQIPPMPEVLEVNGSYWVVCGTTLEVKQSNLGKFYIAQDITSDQKMFLQLIRSLGIATALAIGGMCIAIAFYIKRSLQPLQMMSQLTESISADDLGDVQIQLDNAPTEVRELAQTFDEMLVRLNDALENQRQFVSNVSHELRTPLTLVSGYVQSTLRRGANLTPPQREALEIASSEADRTVQMLQDLLDLARADSGHIHFNLETFVLDDLVQEVAEMARQYTKRVIKVESNKPGIWVKADINRLKQVLLNLIDNAVKYSSVDKPVTVKLSQVDGRGRIEVCDRGIGIPLKQQARIFDRFYRVDETRTRSTGGAGLGLSIVRTLVEGMGGSVKVRSQLNQGSIFTVCLPLKC; encoded by the coding sequence ATGAAGTTCCCCAGCCGTTTGCTGGAAAAATTCTTGAATAACTCCTACCATTATCTTGATTTACGTTCCCTACGGGTAAGACTAACCTTAGGAATTGCCGCTGTTTCAGCCTTAGGTATGGGGAGTTTGGCAATTTGGACCAGCTGGAAAATGCAGGATATTCTGGTTTCCACTCACAAACAGAGTATTAGTTATATTGCAGAGCGCTTCCCCCAGGATGTGGAAATCTATAGCGATATGGTTACCATGGAAACTGGAATGCAAAAAGCAATTGATAAACTCAGCAATAGTAACACCCTACTCTGGGTAAAGCATCCCAACAATGGTATTGTTGCTCAATCTGAAGCGCAAGAGGTGATTGAAACCCTGACGTCTCCAAAGTATTTGCCACAGATACCGCCCATGCCGGAAGTCTTGGAAGTAAATGGCAGCTACTGGGTGGTTTGCGGCACTACTTTGGAAGTAAAGCAATCCAATCTCGGGAAGTTTTACATTGCCCAAGACATTACTAGTGATCAAAAGATGTTTTTGCAGCTGATCCGGAGTCTGGGGATTGCTACAGCACTGGCTATTGGAGGGATGTGTATTGCGATCGCATTCTATATTAAGCGATCGCTCCAACCACTACAGATGATGAGTCAGCTAACTGAGAGTATTTCTGCGGATGATTTGGGAGATGTGCAAATACAGCTCGATAATGCTCCGACTGAAGTTAGAGAATTGGCACAAACCTTTGACGAAATGCTCGTGCGTCTGAATGATGCCTTAGAAAATCAACGGCAATTTGTTAGCAATGTATCCCATGAATTGCGCACTCCTTTAACCTTAGTCTCTGGCTATGTCCAAAGTACCTTACGTCGCGGTGCTAATTTGACTCCACCTCAGCGCGAAGCCCTAGAAATTGCTTCTTCAGAAGCTGACCGAACGGTGCAAATGTTGCAGGATTTACTGGATTTGGCACGAGCGGATAGTGGTCATATACACTTCAATCTAGAAACCTTTGTCCTAGATGACTTGGTTCAAGAGGTGGCTGAGATGGCAAGACAATATACGAAGCGAGTTATTAAGGTTGAGAGTAATAAACCTGGGATTTGGGTCAAAGCTGATATCAATCGCCTCAAACAAGTCTTACTGAATTTGATTGATAATGCCGTAAAATACTCTAGTGTCGATAAACCAGTCACCGTTAAGTTATCTCAGGTGGATGGCCGTGGCAGAATTGAGGTCTGTGATCGTGGTATTGGTATACCTTTAAAACAACAAGCCCGTATTTTCGACCGCTTCTATCGGGTCGATGAAACTAGAACTCGTTCTACTGGTGGCGCGGGTTTGGGTCTATCTATTGTCAGGACTTTGGTCGAGGGGATGGGGGGGAGTGTGAAAGTGCGATCGCAGTTAAACCAAGGCAGTATATTTACGGTTTGTTTACCGTTAAAGTGCTAG
- a CDS encoding element excision factor XisH family protein: MARDKYHQLVKAALVKERWLITDDPLIVEAGKRKIQVDLGAERLIAAEKDGEKIAVEIKSFIGVSTLHDFYQALGQFSFYKFALEKKMPERTLFLAVPQVRFPLAN, encoded by the coding sequence ATGGCAAGAGACAAGTATCATCAACTAGTAAAAGCAGCGCTAGTCAAGGAAAGATGGTTGATTACGGATGACCCCCTCATTGTAGAAGCTGGCAAACGTAAGATTCAAGTGGATTTGGGAGCTGAACGGTTAATTGCTGCTGAAAAAGATGGTGAAAAAATTGCTGTAGAAATAAAAAGCTTTATTGGTGTCTCAACGCTTCATGATTTTTACCAAGCTTTGGGGCAGTTTAGTTTTTATAAGTTTGCGCTTGAAAAAAAGATGCCTGAGCGAACATTATTTTTAGCGGTACCCCAGGTGCGCTTTCCGTTGGCGAATTAA
- a CDS encoding XisI protein yields MDKVAKYKSIVRQITIETGKLGERPDDQVKSQIILDDERGHYLLYFNGWRGSKRTYGCYLHIDVNNDGKVWVHYDGTDLRIAEQLVELSIPKSDIVLGFISPIRREDTGFAIS; encoded by the coding sequence ATGGATAAAGTAGCGAAGTATAAGTCAATTGTTCGTCAAATCACCATCGAAACCGGGAAGCTGGGTGAGCGTCCTGATGATCAGGTTAAGAGTCAGATTATTTTAGATGATGAGAGGGGACACTACCTGCTTTATTTTAATGGATGGCGTGGCTCTAAACGAACTTACGGTTGTTATTTACATATTGATGTTAATAACGATGGGAAAGTTTGGGTACACTACGATGGCACTGATTTGCGTATTGCTGAGCAATTGGTAGAGCTATCAATTCCTAAATCAGATATTGTATTAGGATTTATCTCACCAATTAGGCGAGAAGATACCGGGTTTGCTATCAGCTAA